Proteins encoded together in one Acanthochromis polyacanthus isolate Apoly-LR-REF ecotype Palm Island chromosome 12, KAUST_Apoly_ChrSc, whole genome shotgun sequence window:
- the zgc:174888 gene encoding uncharacterized protein zgc:174888 isoform X2 — translation MSLPVLLLLSLLTVVRGGCDFDKEGVRNIKATIDSNPTGFRMVFPKDYYVEHRYSSSMLCDSHPCCVFPAAVVLLDSWNVLLRNLWDEHLNHSLILDLKQTLDRIIRGNKNTERFQEETDLAQFSTSTSSPEELLKLTSELFTRWLEMDCSASMETCSLPTLQPTVERKDFGPSRARLLITRAVSSEEEEEEEEEEEEGRAKKMVDQSPTSGAPSPVPAWVWSPLMFRLYWWLLP, via the exons ATGTCACTGCCAG TGCTTCTGCTGCTATCGCTGTTGACTGTCGTTCGTGGTGGATGTGACTTTGACAAGGAAGGCGTGAGGAACATTAAGGCAACCATCGACTCCAATCCCACCGGGTTT cGGATGGTTTTTCCTAAAGACTACTATGTGGAGCACCgctacagcagcagcatgcTCTGTGACTCTCATCCC TGCTGTGTGTTCCCCGCTGCAGTCGTCCTCCTGGACTCCTGGAATGTTCTTCTGAGGAACCTCTGGGACGAGCACCTGAACCACTCCTTAATCCTCGACCTGAAGCAGACACTGGATAGAATCATCAGGGGGAACAAGAACACGGAG AGGTTCCAGGAGGAGACCGACTTGGCCCAGTTCTCCACGTCCACCTCCTCGCCCGAGGAGCTCCTGAAGCTGACGTCGGAACTTTTCACCCGGTGGCTGGAGATGGACTGCTCGGCCTCCATGGAGACCTGCTCGCTGCCCACACTGCAGCCCACCGTGGAGAGGAAGGACTTTGGTCCGTCCAGGGCCAGACTCTTGATCACCAGAGCTGTAagcagcgaggaggaggaggaggaggaggaggaggaggaggaaggtcgGGCTAAGAAGATGGTGGACCAGTCGCCGACCAGTGGAGCTCCTTCGCCTGTTCCTGCCTGGGTGTGGAGCCCCCTGATGTTCAGACTCTACTGGTGGCTGCTGCCCTAA
- the zgc:174888 gene encoding uncharacterized protein zgc:174888 isoform X1 — MMCFWLCLRVRAVLLLLSLLTVVRGGCDFDKEGVRNIKATIDSNPTGFRMVFPKDYYVEHRYSSSMLCDSHPCCVFPAAVVLLDSWNVLLRNLWDEHLNHSLILDLKQTLDRIIRGNKNTERFQEETDLAQFSTSTSSPEELLKLTSELFTRWLEMDCSASMETCSLPTLQPTVERKDFGPSRARLLITRAVSSEEEEEEEEEEEEGRAKKMVDQSPTSGAPSPVPAWVWSPLMFRLYWWLLP, encoded by the exons AtgatgtgtttttggttgtgtCTCCGTGTGAGAGCAGTGCTTCTGCTGCTATCGCTGTTGACTGTCGTTCGTGGTGGATGTGACTTTGACAAGGAAGGCGTGAGGAACATTAAGGCAACCATCGACTCCAATCCCACCGGGTTT cGGATGGTTTTTCCTAAAGACTACTATGTGGAGCACCgctacagcagcagcatgcTCTGTGACTCTCATCCC TGCTGTGTGTTCCCCGCTGCAGTCGTCCTCCTGGACTCCTGGAATGTTCTTCTGAGGAACCTCTGGGACGAGCACCTGAACCACTCCTTAATCCTCGACCTGAAGCAGACACTGGATAGAATCATCAGGGGGAACAAGAACACGGAG AGGTTCCAGGAGGAGACCGACTTGGCCCAGTTCTCCACGTCCACCTCCTCGCCCGAGGAGCTCCTGAAGCTGACGTCGGAACTTTTCACCCGGTGGCTGGAGATGGACTGCTCGGCCTCCATGGAGACCTGCTCGCTGCCCACACTGCAGCCCACCGTGGAGAGGAAGGACTTTGGTCCGTCCAGGGCCAGACTCTTGATCACCAGAGCTGTAagcagcgaggaggaggaggaggaggaggaggaggaggaggaaggtcgGGCTAAGAAGATGGTGGACCAGTCGCCGACCAGTGGAGCTCCTTCGCCTGTTCCTGCCTGGGTGTGGAGCCCCCTGATGTTCAGACTCTACTGGTGGCTGCTGCCCTAA
- the zgc:174888 gene encoding uncharacterized protein zgc:174888 isoform X3, whose amino-acid sequence MVFPKDYYVEHRYSSSMLCDSHPCCVFPAAVVLLDSWNVLLRNLWDEHLNHSLILDLKQTLDRIIRGNKNTERFQEETDLAQFSTSTSSPEELLKLTSELFTRWLEMDCSASMETCSLPTLQPTVERKDFGPSRARLLITRAVSSEEEEEEEEEEEEGRAKKMVDQSPTSGAPSPVPAWVWSPLMFRLYWWLLP is encoded by the exons ATGGTTTTTCCTAAAGACTACTATGTGGAGCACCgctacagcagcagcatgcTCTGTGACTCTCATCCC TGCTGTGTGTTCCCCGCTGCAGTCGTCCTCCTGGACTCCTGGAATGTTCTTCTGAGGAACCTCTGGGACGAGCACCTGAACCACTCCTTAATCCTCGACCTGAAGCAGACACTGGATAGAATCATCAGGGGGAACAAGAACACGGAG AGGTTCCAGGAGGAGACCGACTTGGCCCAGTTCTCCACGTCCACCTCCTCGCCCGAGGAGCTCCTGAAGCTGACGTCGGAACTTTTCACCCGGTGGCTGGAGATGGACTGCTCGGCCTCCATGGAGACCTGCTCGCTGCCCACACTGCAGCCCACCGTGGAGAGGAAGGACTTTGGTCCGTCCAGGGCCAGACTCTTGATCACCAGAGCTGTAagcagcgaggaggaggaggaggaggaggaggaggaggaggaaggtcgGGCTAAGAAGATGGTGGACCAGTCGCCGACCAGTGGAGCTCCTTCGCCTGTTCCTGCCTGGGTGTGGAGCCCCCTGATGTTCAGACTCTACTGGTGGCTGCTGCCCTAA